In Aquimarina spinulae, a single window of DNA contains:
- a CDS encoding 4-hydroxyproline epimerase, producing the protein MARTTFKCIDAHTCGNPVRVVTTGRPDLIGKTMSEKRQHFLTTYDWIRKGLMYEPRGHDMMSGSFLFEPHHPDNDFSILFIETSGCLPMCGHGTIGTITIAIEEGLIQPKTPGKIRMEAPAGLVEIEYQQTNKKVDWVKLKNVKSYLAAEGLTIECPELGELVFDVAYGGNFYAIVDPQKNFSGVHDFTASKLIQYSQVVRERINKKYPNAFIHPENDTIRDVSHMLWTGDPINPDSSGRNAVFYGDKAIDRSPCGTGTSARIAQLYAKGKLQQGEEFVHESFIGSTFIGRVEEETQLGDIKAIIPSIQGWAKVYGYNTIIIDDEDDPYAHGFQVI; encoded by the coding sequence ATGGCTAGAACCACTTTTAAATGTATCGATGCTCATACCTGCGGAAACCCAGTAAGAGTAGTTACAACGGGCAGACCCGATCTAATTGGAAAAACGATGAGTGAAAAACGGCAACATTTTCTCACCACTTATGATTGGATAAGAAAAGGGCTAATGTATGAGCCTCGAGGACACGATATGATGAGTGGTAGTTTTTTATTCGAACCCCACCATCCCGATAATGATTTTTCTATTCTATTTATAGAAACCTCTGGGTGTCTTCCTATGTGCGGTCATGGTACTATTGGAACCATCACCATTGCCATAGAAGAAGGATTGATACAACCCAAAACTCCTGGAAAAATTAGAATGGAAGCTCCAGCAGGACTGGTAGAAATAGAATACCAGCAAACCAATAAAAAAGTAGATTGGGTAAAACTCAAAAATGTAAAATCATATCTGGCAGCAGAAGGTTTAACTATAGAATGCCCAGAATTAGGAGAACTCGTTTTTGATGTTGCCTATGGTGGAAATTTTTATGCCATTGTAGATCCTCAAAAAAACTTTAGCGGGGTTCATGATTTTACAGCAAGTAAGTTAATCCAGTATTCTCAAGTAGTACGAGAACGTATTAACAAAAAATATCCTAATGCATTTATTCACCCAGAAAATGATACGATTAGAGATGTAAGTCATATGCTTTGGACAGGAGATCCTATCAACCCAGATTCGTCGGGTAGAAATGCTGTTTTTTATGGAGACAAAGCTATTGATCGTTCTCCCTGCGGAACAGGAACCTCTGCAAGAATAGCACAGTTATATGCCAAAGGAAAACTACAACAAGGAGAAGAATTTGTTCATGAAAGTTTTATTGGTAGCACATTCATAGGTAGAGTTGAAGAAGAAACACAATTAGGTGACATAAAAGCCATTATCCCAAGCATTCAGGGTTGGGCAAAAGTTTATGGATACAATACTATCATTATTGATGATGAAGATGATCCTTATGCACATGGTTTTCAGGTTATTTAG
- a CDS encoding DUF4407 domain-containing protein — protein MLKRFFILCSGADADILADSSDGEQNKYAGIGATVFFTAVMAFIAASYALYTVFDTYFTAIFFGLIWGLLIFNLDRFIVSTIKKKDSFMDELLQASPRIILAVIIAIVISKPLELKIFEKEIDRVLLEQKNDFTLANQEQIATQYTPAIATIDSDINTLKQEVTTKETEVNDLYETYIAEAEGRKGTEIIGKGPVYKEKREKHDAALAELAELKKANAEKITALEIQKTELTAEYDNQVSTSQPIIDNFDGLMARVSALNELPWLPSFFIFLLFLAIETSPIFAKLFSPKGEYDFKLEDVEGEIKTWVAQKEDQRKVLLETDHTINDRVYGDLSEEEELYAYKKKIAREMMKKQQDAFYKKQTGIL, from the coding sequence ATGTTAAAACGTTTTTTTATTTTATGCTCCGGCGCAGATGCCGATATATTAGCAGATAGTTCTGATGGAGAACAGAATAAATATGCTGGTATCGGAGCAACAGTTTTCTTTACAGCGGTAATGGCTTTTATTGCTGCCAGTTATGCTTTATATACCGTATTTGATACTTATTTTACTGCTATCTTCTTTGGTTTAATCTGGGGCTTGTTGATCTTTAATCTGGATCGATTTATTGTATCTACTATTAAGAAGAAGGATAGTTTTATGGATGAACTCCTACAAGCTTCGCCAAGAATTATTTTGGCCGTAATTATTGCAATTGTCATTTCTAAACCATTAGAACTAAAGATTTTTGAGAAAGAAATTGATCGTGTTTTACTCGAGCAAAAGAATGATTTTACTTTAGCTAATCAAGAGCAAATTGCAACACAATATACTCCGGCTATTGCTACAATTGATTCTGATATTAATACACTTAAACAGGAAGTAACAACCAAAGAAACCGAGGTTAACGATCTTTATGAAACCTATATTGCTGAGGCAGAAGGAAGAAAAGGTACAGAGATTATTGGAAAAGGACCTGTATATAAAGAAAAACGTGAGAAGCATGATGCAGCTTTGGCAGAATTAGCCGAATTGAAAAAAGCGAATGCAGAGAAAATAACTGCCTTAGAAATTCAAAAAACAGAATTGACTGCCGAGTATGATAATCAAGTGTCGACATCTCAACCTATTATTGATAATTTTGATGGATTAATGGCTCGAGTAAGTGCTTTAAATGAGTTACCCTGGTTACCTTCATTTTTTATCTTTTTATTATTTCTGGCTATAGAAACCTCACCTATTTTTGCAAAATTATTCTCTCCCAAAGGAGAGTATGACTTTAAATTAGAAGATGTAGAAGGTGAAATAAAAACATGGGTTGCTCAGAAAGAAGATCAGCGAAAAGTACTATTAGAAACAGATCATACGATTAATGATAGAGTATATGGTGATCTTTCTGAAGAAGAGGAATTATATGCATATAAGAAAAAGATTGCCCGAGAAATGATGAAAAAACAACAAGATGCTTTTTATAAAAAGCAAACTGGGATTTTATAA
- a CDS encoding AraC family transcriptional regulator yields the protein MITKNRISEKQYSVSDSLTHKTFDELRSLFIKHYKDSVLVKKISNTYLTRAKKDKDSIEIANGYQIFFEMNINNPKIALAYTDSMIVVTKGVKNEFYPARGYLLRGYLLQKLEQYNEALTSYLISKKHAEINNNIGHIIAITHNIAILKTILGKDGESLEIYKKNLDLLSTQDTIGKFRSHYIATLCKLSDSYNLFKKYDTAHFYLKKGITSTLSGDIPHFYSELLSSYGVNSYYRKEYNIAQDSLKKSLSLSKKTPYTNILITYLYLGKTLLELEQEEEAIGYFKKIDSAVHVSNYILETREAFTLLIDHYKRENDKANQLRIMEKLIKLDSSFSVKYKKLHIDIEKKYDNVQLIKDKERLIDSIKNHSRTTINQLWVFGGLTIVLISLGYLYYYKKRKKNYEKEYQEKLLNAEHLNKKKVQKTKDVEIAPELRDDILKNLEEFEKNKIFLKNGLTLAIVAKKLKTNSTYLSRIINMDKQKNFANYINDLRIEYCIQQIKSNKKFRHYSITSMAKEVGFNNIQSFVKAFYKKNGCNPAEYIKEYGGE from the coding sequence ATGATAACAAAAAACAGGATTAGTGAAAAGCAATATTCAGTTTCGGATTCATTAACACATAAAACATTTGATGAATTACGATCACTTTTTATTAAACACTATAAAGACTCTGTTTTAGTTAAAAAAATATCGAATACATATCTTACCAGAGCAAAGAAAGACAAGGATAGTATTGAGATAGCAAATGGATATCAAATATTCTTCGAAATGAATATAAATAATCCAAAAATAGCTTTGGCATACACAGATTCTATGATTGTTGTTACCAAAGGTGTAAAAAATGAATTCTACCCTGCAAGAGGTTATCTTTTAAGAGGTTATCTTTTACAAAAATTAGAACAATATAATGAAGCCTTAACTTCGTATTTAATTTCGAAAAAACATGCAGAGATCAATAATAATATTGGTCATATCATTGCTATAACACATAATATTGCAATACTTAAGACCATCTTAGGAAAAGATGGAGAATCTTTAGAAATCTATAAAAAAAATTTAGACCTCCTATCAACTCAGGATACTATAGGTAAATTTAGGTCACATTATATAGCTACTCTCTGTAAATTGTCGGATAGTTATAATTTATTTAAAAAATATGATACTGCACATTTCTATTTGAAAAAAGGAATTACATCGACTCTATCAGGAGATATCCCACATTTCTATTCTGAGTTACTTTCATCATATGGGGTTAATAGTTATTATAGAAAAGAATATAACATAGCACAGGATAGTTTAAAAAAGTCTCTATCTCTTTCCAAAAAGACTCCATATACTAATATACTTATTACCTATTTATATTTAGGAAAAACACTGTTAGAGCTAGAACAGGAAGAAGAGGCTATAGGGTATTTTAAAAAAATAGACTCTGCGGTACACGTTTCTAATTATATATTAGAAACCAGAGAAGCATTTACATTACTTATAGATCATTACAAGAGGGAAAATGATAAAGCGAATCAGCTAAGAATCATGGAAAAACTGATAAAACTAGATAGTAGTTTTTCTGTAAAGTATAAAAAGTTACACATAGATATTGAAAAAAAGTATGATAACGTACAACTCATCAAAGACAAAGAACGATTAATAGATAGTATTAAAAACCATAGTAGAACAACCATAAACCAGCTATGGGTTTTTGGTGGATTAACCATCGTATTGATAAGTCTGGGGTATTTATATTATTACAAAAAAAGAAAGAAAAACTATGAAAAAGAATACCAGGAAAAATTACTAAATGCAGAACATCTAAATAAAAAGAAAGTACAGAAGACTAAAGATGTTGAAATTGCGCCAGAATTAAGAGATGATATTTTAAAGAATTTAGAAGAGTTTGAGAAAAATAAAATTTTTTTGAAAAATGGTTTAACATTAGCTATAGTTGCCAAAAAACTAAAAACAAATTCTACATATTTATCCAGAATCATCAATATGGATAAACAAAAAAACTTTGCCAACTATATTAATGATTTACGTATTGAATATTGTATACAACAAATAAAAAGTAATAAAAAATTTAGACACTATTCTATAACATCTATGGCAAAAGAAGTAGGCTTTAATAATATTCAGTCTTTTGTTAAGGCTTTTTATAAAAAAAATGGTTGTAATCCTGCTGAATACATAAAAGAGTATGGTGGTGAATGA
- a CDS encoding M56 family metallopeptidase, whose protein sequence is MIIYIIKSSLCLVLLWSFYRLFLERENMHHFKRFYLLFSLIFAYTIPLVTITYETDTVINQENIQQPVSHLILSDNVQVEATSSDYFSTIVWIVYGIGVLIFAVRFIKNMCHLVKKVRRNENLKESSHINVLLKNSIIPHTFLHYIFVPKKEFQKKAIPQEVLLHEKTHVQQRHTLDILLVEIFQVIFWFNPIWFWVKKSIKLNHEFLADQKVLKQQFSIHQYMDLLVNYPNSSHQAVLASPINYSLTKKRIVMMSQQFSKTKATTRLLLFLPILLGCILLFNNKMVAQQKSTTISTTVAPTHPDKKMKIRVSGEQININGITTDLSGVAAVIDNATKQWKDHELTEFQFSVKLENTNDKFLKKLNKVYRKTRLYKANPDGHDLIPPPPPAPPKMRASVVPGPPPSPKAHKKLKAPKAPKPLKAPKVSKLPKAPSYSHTEFEEIEREAELIKEEVEREKTELAELAEIDKAIAIERAEEVRYEAEEVKEEIAALAMERAEASRYKAEQVRAIAMEQAEKARVIAMEESNRAREQSYKIREEAMRNAERARFEAEKQAMVHAKMSREEAKQVMEQAEKARAMARDNAEKSRRQAEKARRKAMDEAKRARDVVRKEAIKERKEARKRIQEVRKQQQKVRENKQKENN, encoded by the coding sequence ATGATTATATACATAATAAAGTCATCTCTTTGTTTGGTGCTATTATGGTCTTTTTACAGGCTATTTTTAGAACGAGAGAACATGCATCATTTTAAAAGGTTTTACCTTCTTTTTAGCTTGATTTTTGCATATACGATCCCTCTAGTTACTATTACTTATGAAACAGATACAGTAATTAATCAGGAAAATATTCAACAACCTGTAAGTCATTTAATCCTATCAGATAATGTACAGGTAGAAGCCACGTCTTCAGACTATTTTTCGACAATTGTATGGATCGTTTATGGTATAGGTGTTTTGATTTTTGCAGTTAGATTTATAAAAAATATGTGCCATTTGGTAAAGAAGGTAAGAAGAAATGAAAACCTGAAAGAGTCCTCACACATTAATGTATTACTCAAGAATTCTATTATTCCGCATACATTTTTACATTACATATTTGTTCCTAAAAAAGAATTTCAGAAAAAAGCTATTCCACAAGAAGTATTATTACATGAGAAAACTCATGTACAACAAAGACATACTTTAGATATTCTGCTTGTAGAGATTTTTCAAGTGATTTTTTGGTTCAATCCAATATGGTTTTGGGTAAAAAAATCAATTAAGTTAAATCATGAATTTCTTGCAGATCAAAAAGTATTGAAGCAACAGTTTTCAATACATCAATATATGGACCTACTCGTTAATTATCCAAACAGTTCTCATCAAGCTGTATTAGCGAGCCCTATCAATTATTCATTAACCAAAAAACGAATCGTTATGATGTCACAACAATTTTCTAAAACTAAAGCAACAACTCGATTGTTGCTGTTTCTACCTATCCTTTTAGGATGTATTCTTTTGTTTAACAATAAGATGGTAGCTCAACAAAAAAGTACTACAATCAGCACTACCGTAGCACCAACTCACCCTGATAAAAAAATGAAAATCAGAGTTAGTGGAGAACAAATTAACATTAATGGAATTACCACCGATTTATCTGGTGTGGCTGCCGTTATTGATAATGCTACAAAACAGTGGAAAGACCATGAGTTAACAGAGTTTCAATTTAGTGTTAAACTAGAAAACACGAATGATAAGTTTCTCAAAAAACTCAATAAGGTATACCGAAAAACAAGGTTGTATAAAGCTAACCCAGATGGGCATGATCTTATTCCGCCTCCGCCTCCAGCACCACCAAAAATGAGAGCAAGTGTCGTTCCTGGGCCTCCGCCTTCTCCTAAAGCACATAAAAAATTAAAAGCTCCCAAGGCTCCAAAACCGCTTAAGGCACCAAAAGTATCAAAGCTTCCGAAAGCACCTTCTTATTCTCACACAGAATTTGAGGAAATTGAAAGAGAAGCAGAACTTATAAAGGAAGAAGTAGAAAGGGAAAAAACTGAACTCGCAGAACTGGCAGAAATAGATAAAGCTATCGCTATTGAACGAGCAGAGGAAGTAAGGTATGAAGCAGAGGAAGTAAAAGAGGAAATAGCAGCCTTGGCAATGGAGAGAGCAGAAGCATCAAGGTATAAAGCAGAACAAGTAAGAGCGATAGCCATGGAACAGGCTGAGAAAGCCAGAGTAATCGCTATGGAAGAATCAAATAGAGCCCGGGAGCAATCTTATAAGATAAGAGAAGAAGCCATGAGAAATGCTGAAAGAGCAAGATTTGAAGCAGAGAAACAGGCAATGGTTCATGCAAAAATGAGTAGAGAAGAAGCAAAACAAGTTATGGAGCAAGCCGAAAAAGCAAGAGCTATGGCGCGAGATAATGCAGAGAAATCAAGAAGACAAGCAGAAAAAGCCCGCAGAAAAGCTATGGATGAAGCTAAAAGAGCTCGTGATGTAGTAAGAAAAGAGGCTATCAAAGAAAGAAAAGAAGCGCGAAAACGTATACAAGAGGTTAGAAAACAACAACAAAAAGTTCGGGAAAACAAACAAAAAGAGAATAATTAA
- a CDS encoding leucine-rich repeat domain-containing protein, translating into MKKIIFLGILLCLTLTSYAQNIYIPDANFKNALLASSINTNNDVNISKQEAEKAVSIKAVNKNIENLTGIEHFINLKYLTIPKNKVTSLNLTKNTKLQYLDVSQNQLINLNISGCTQLERLDANSNQLAQLDVSKNVILFELKIYNNRFKRININSNTKLSILHAWTNQLEELNSTKNLNLTRLYVWGNKLTSLDVSKNTKLDELNIGNNLLTNIDASKNTMLTHLDVRESLLTSLKLPVTSTLRRINVEKNKLTSINLTGNPNLERLDIGSNALTEIDLSKNINLVSLYCSKNKITKLDARNSKIVNLDVSDNSELKTMFLTHRYLSKYIKVEKCPKLEFICLHKYYSDTPYIQNRVNALGYNCVISSDCSLAPTSTIINFNDLNFKAGLVSKYDIDSDNEISVDEAEKVTHINLENRNITDITGVEHFTNLKVLLLKNNQITIANLNKNDQLNTIDLANNKLTSIDLRNKALLRYLTLDNNQLLQISLNSSINLQVLRLSNNQITTLDITSNTNLETVDVSRNLISKIDIRNCNAINTLNISNNPNLREAYLTGNHAFYQSYQHFSGVVHHARRLYLDGCPNLNFVCVNSVSFLNEINNYIRFTLGYSTCNVNTSCKPTKTSAFDNHFILSPNPASNYLAITPKDPTTTGNATVTILRLSGEIVKKVVVKFAVDPREELIREDPFAAPIPRGTNDILMGLNSVLIDVTELPVGQYILHLQSSKGLLTTKFIKN; encoded by the coding sequence ATGAAAAAAATTATCTTTTTGGGTATACTACTATGTCTTACCCTAACCTCTTATGCACAAAATATTTATATCCCTGATGCTAATTTTAAAAATGCTTTACTAGCATCATCAATAAACACCAATAATGATGTAAATATAAGTAAGCAAGAAGCAGAAAAAGCTGTATCCATAAAAGCTGTAAATAAGAATATTGAAAATCTTACAGGAATAGAGCACTTTATAAATCTAAAATACCTTACTATCCCTAAGAATAAGGTAACCTCTTTAAATCTAACAAAAAACACAAAATTACAATACTTGGATGTTAGCCAAAATCAGTTGATTAATTTAAATATATCGGGGTGTACGCAATTAGAACGATTGGATGCAAATAGTAATCAATTAGCACAATTGGATGTATCTAAAAATGTGATATTATTTGAATTAAAAATATACAATAATAGATTTAAAAGAATTAATATTAATAGTAATACAAAATTATCGATACTTCATGCATGGACTAACCAATTAGAAGAATTAAATAGTACTAAAAACCTAAATTTAACCAGGTTATATGTTTGGGGGAATAAATTAACAAGCTTAGATGTTTCCAAAAACACAAAATTAGATGAATTAAATATCGGTAACAACTTACTAACCAACATAGACGCCTCTAAAAATACAATGCTTACTCATCTAGATGTAAGAGAAAGTCTGTTGACTAGTTTAAAATTGCCTGTAACTTCAACATTGAGACGTATAAACGTTGAGAAAAACAAATTAACGTCTATCAATCTTACCGGAAACCCAAATCTAGAAAGATTAGATATAGGTTCTAATGCTTTAACAGAAATAGATCTTTCTAAAAATATCAATCTCGTTTCTCTATATTGTTCAAAAAACAAGATCACTAAACTAGATGCCAGAAACTCTAAAATTGTTAATCTCGATGTTAGTGACAATAGCGAGTTAAAAACCATGTTTTTAACACATCGATACTTAAGTAAATATATTAAGGTCGAAAAATGCCCAAAACTAGAATTTATTTGCTTACACAAATACTATTCTGATACTCCCTACATACAAAATAGAGTTAATGCATTAGGTTATAATTGTGTTATTAGTAGTGATTGTAGCTTAGCTCCTACTTCCACAATCATTAATTTTAATGATCTAAATTTTAAAGCTGGACTCGTATCAAAGTATGATATTGACAGTGATAATGAAATCTCTGTAGACGAAGCAGAAAAAGTTACTCATATCAATCTTGAAAATAGAAATATCACTGATATTACCGGGGTTGAGCATTTTACAAACCTAAAGGTTCTTCTTCTTAAAAACAATCAAATTACTATTGCAAACCTTAATAAGAATGATCAATTAAACACTATAGATCTAGCCAATAATAAGCTAACCTCTATAGACCTTAGAAATAAAGCTCTATTACGTTATCTTACTCTTGATAACAATCAATTATTACAAATATCTCTAAACAGCAGCATAAATTTACAAGTACTACGATTGTCTAATAACCAAATAACTACATTAGATATTACATCAAATACTAATTTAGAGACTGTGGATGTTAGTAGAAACTTAATATCCAAAATTGATATTAGAAATTGTAACGCTATAAATACACTAAACATTAGCAACAATCCAAATCTAAGAGAAGCGTATCTAACAGGAAATCATGCTTTTTACCAAAGTTACCAGCATTTCTCTGGCGTAGTTCATCATGCCAGACGTCTTTACTTAGATGGATGCCCAAATCTAAATTTTGTTTGTGTTAATTCGGTATCTTTTTTAAACGAGATTAACAACTATATACGATTTACATTAGGATATTCTACATGTAACGTCAATACTAGTTGTAAACCTACCAAAACAAGTGCTTTTGATAATCACTTTATACTTTCGCCAAATCCAGCAAGTAATTATTTAGCAATAACCCCAAAAGACCCTACAACTACAGGAAATGCAACTGTAACGATACTAAGACTTTCTGGAGAAATTGTAAAGAAAGTAGTTGTTAAATTTGCCGTAGACCCTAGAGAAGAACTTATACGAGAAGATCCTTTTGCTGCTCCAATTCCAAGAGGCACAAATGATATATTAATGGGTCTTAATTCTGTTTTGATTGATGTTACTGAATTGCCTGTTGGCCAATATATTCTCCATCTTCAATCTAGTAAAGGGTTATTAACAACGAAATTTATTAAAAACTAA
- a CDS encoding DUF885 domain-containing protein, whose protein sequence is MKFFKIIAILILFFCFSCKEQKQKDPSASLHQIITEIEEREGYDEEAYPLGLFTKEYFKKEADFAQKKIEELNGIDATLLKETDKISLDLLKFTLQRTVDFYEFEAYLNPLLSDSGFHSNLNYMVRPLANYKQAKNYLNKLNAIPEFVDQHFINLREGLEKGVSQPRVIFKGYESTYNDHIVDSVKNSYFYSPFKSLPEILTKAQKDSIHNAAKEVIKNKVIPQFKRIKTFFETEYLPKTRTAIGVSQTPNGEAYYQNRINFYTTSTTYTADEIHNIGLKEVARIKAQMEIIIKELNFQGSFSDFFKFLRTDEQFYAKTPDELLMIARDMAKRADEQLPRFFKTLPRKPYGVAPVPDAIAPKYTSGRYVGTEANSTDPGYYWVNTYDLPSRTLYTLPSLTVHEAVPGHHLQGSLNNELGDSIPQFRKNLYLSAYGEGWGLYAEFLAEEMGMYTTPYEQFGKLTYEMWRACRLVVDTGIHAKGWTREQVIDFMSSNTALSLHEIHTETDRYISWPGQALSYKIGELKIRELRKKAETALGNKFDIREFHEIVLEQGTVTLSILENRINTYIEKTKNG, encoded by the coding sequence ATGAAATTTTTTAAAATCATAGCAATTCTAATATTGTTTTTCTGTTTTAGCTGTAAAGAACAAAAACAGAAAGACCCGTCAGCTTCATTACATCAAATTATTACAGAAATTGAAGAAAGAGAAGGATATGATGAAGAGGCATATCCTCTAGGTCTTTTTACCAAAGAGTATTTCAAAAAAGAAGCTGATTTTGCTCAAAAAAAGATAGAAGAACTAAATGGTATTGATGCTACATTACTTAAAGAAACCGATAAAATATCTCTTGATTTATTAAAATTTACTTTGCAAAGAACTGTTGATTTTTATGAGTTTGAAGCCTATCTCAATCCCCTATTATCTGATTCTGGATTTCATAGCAATCTCAATTATATGGTTAGGCCATTGGCCAATTATAAACAGGCTAAAAATTACCTAAACAAACTTAATGCAATCCCCGAATTTGTTGATCAACATTTTATAAACTTAAGAGAAGGTCTTGAAAAAGGAGTCTCACAACCAAGAGTCATTTTTAAAGGATATGAATCAACATATAATGACCATATCGTTGATAGTGTTAAAAACAGTTATTTTTATTCTCCTTTTAAAAGCTTGCCAGAAATACTAACAAAGGCTCAAAAGGATTCAATACATAATGCGGCCAAAGAAGTAATTAAAAATAAGGTTATCCCTCAATTTAAAAGAATAAAGACATTCTTTGAAACCGAATATTTACCTAAGACAAGAACCGCAATTGGTGTGTCTCAAACTCCAAATGGCGAAGCTTATTATCAAAACAGGATTAACTTTTATACTACAAGCACTACATATACTGCAGATGAGATTCATAATATCGGATTAAAAGAAGTTGCCAGAATAAAAGCGCAAATGGAGATCATCATAAAAGAGCTTAATTTTCAGGGTAGCTTTTCGGACTTTTTTAAATTTCTTCGTACCGATGAGCAATTCTATGCAAAAACACCAGATGAGTTGCTTATGATTGCCCGAGATATGGCTAAGCGAGCAGATGAACAACTACCTCGTTTTTTTAAAACATTACCCAGAAAACCATATGGGGTAGCCCCTGTACCAGATGCTATAGCTCCAAAATACACCAGTGGTCGATATGTAGGAACAGAAGCGAATAGTACCGATCCAGGATATTATTGGGTAAACACTTATGATTTACCAAGCAGAACACTATATACACTACCATCGCTTACCGTGCATGAAGCTGTACCCGGGCATCACTTGCAAGGCAGTTTAAACAATGAATTAGGGGATAGCATACCACAATTTAGAAAAAATTTATATCTATCTGCATATGGAGAAGGCTGGGGATTATATGCTGAGTTTCTGGCAGAAGAAATGGGGATGTATACCACTCCTTATGAGCAATTTGGAAAACTAACCTATGAAATGTGGCGAGCATGTCGCTTAGTAGTAGACACAGGGATTCATGCAAAAGGATGGACACGTGAACAAGTCATCGATTTTATGTCTTCGAATACAGCATTATCATTACATGAAATACATACAGAAACCGATCGATATATTTCATGGCCTGGCCAGGCTTTGTCGTATAAAATTGGTGAATTAAAAATTAGAGAATTGCGTAAAAAAGCTGAAACCGCTTTGGGAAATAAATTTGATATCCGAGAATTTCATGAAATCGTTCTTGAGCAAGGTACAGTTACGCTTTCAATTTTAGAAAATAGAATTAACACTTATATCGAAAAAACAAAAAATGGCTAG
- a CDS encoding NAD(P)/FAD-dependent oxidoreductase, whose amino-acid sequence MSKEVIIIGGGIIGLCSAYYLHKEGHHVTVIDQSAMNSGASYVNAGYLSPSHIIPLAAPGVMKKGLKWMFNPTSPLFIKPRLNLDFLRWTWAFNKSCSVKNVNQGIAAIKDIAVLGRDLYSEIRSDENFTFQLEKKGLLMICQTEKMLEEEIHVGKMATKEGLPVKELSFDELKQMEPNVQLQAKGAVLYECDWHTTPQTFMDEMKAFLEASGVTIRKNEKVEDISIQNNKITSIHTKNTSYTADEFVLAAGSWSNLLSKKLGIKLLLEAGKGYRINAERDLGITMPAILTEAKIAVTPMQGFTRFAGTMEIAGINHNINKVRVETIASATQRYYPDIKLSNREKEAATSGLRPVSPDGLPYIGKSNTCNNLTIATGHAMMGWTMGTSTGKLVSEIISDQKPSLSLDAYHPDRKF is encoded by the coding sequence ATGAGCAAAGAAGTTATTATCATAGGAGGCGGAATCATAGGATTATGTTCTGCATATTATTTACATAAAGAAGGGCATCATGTTACTGTAATTGATCAATCTGCAATGAATTCTGGTGCTTCTTACGTTAATGCAGGCTATCTTTCCCCAAGCCATATCATCCCTCTTGCAGCGCCTGGTGTAATGAAAAAAGGACTAAAATGGATGTTTAACCCCACTAGCCCATTATTTATAAAGCCCCGTCTTAATTTGGATTTCTTACGTTGGACATGGGCATTTAACAAGTCTTGCTCGGTAAAAAATGTAAATCAAGGTATTGCTGCCATTAAAGATATTGCAGTATTAGGTAGAGATTTGTATTCTGAAATCAGATCTGATGAAAATTTTACGTTTCAGCTAGAAAAAAAAGGGCTTTTAATGATCTGCCAAACCGAAAAAATGCTCGAAGAAGAAATTCATGTTGGTAAGATGGCAACCAAAGAAGGATTGCCCGTAAAAGAGCTTTCATTTGACGAATTAAAACAAATGGAACCCAATGTACAATTGCAAGCAAAAGGAGCAGTACTATATGAATGTGATTGGCATACTACCCCGCAAACCTTTATGGATGAAATGAAAGCTTTTCTTGAAGCTTCTGGGGTAACGATTCGCAAAAATGAAAAGGTAGAAGATATTAGTATACAGAACAATAAAATTACTTCGATACATACTAAGAATACATCATACACAGCAGATGAATTTGTACTAGCAGCAGGATCATGGTCAAATTTATTAAGCAAAAAACTAGGGATTAAATTGTTACTGGAAGCCGGAAAAGGATATCGTATTAATGCTGAAAGAGATTTAGGAATAACTATGCCAGCTATACTAACTGAAGCCAAAATTGCAGTAACCCCAATGCAAGGATTTACCAGATTTGCCGGTACTATGGAAATAGCAGGTATTAATCATAATATTAATAAGGTGAGAGTAGAAACTATCGCCAGTGCCACACAGCGGTATTATCCCGATATAAAACTTTCAAATAGAGAAAAAGAAGCAGCTACATCTGGTCTTAGGCCTGTTTCTCCAGATGGGCTACCCTATATTGGTAAGTCTAACACTTGTAATAATCTTACTATTGCTACAGGGCATGCTATGATGGGCTGGACTATGGGAACTTCTACAGGGAAACTGGTTTCAGAAATTATTTCTGATCAAAAACCTTCTTTGAGTCTAGATGCTTATCATCCTGATCGTAAGTTTTAA